In one Bacillus sp. PK3_68 genomic region, the following are encoded:
- a CDS encoding cation diffusion facilitator family transporter → MDTYKDLKQGEKGAWLSIIAYIFLSILKLSVGYIGHSKALQADGLNNTTDVIASIAILIGLKIARKPPDADHQYGHFRAETIASLIAAFIMISVGFQVLLEAGRSFFLVEEKSPDMLTAWTALFSAGIMYAVYRYNLRLAKKISSQSIMAAAQDNRSDALVSIGAFVGIAGTKFGLNWLDTFTAFIVGLLIIKTAWEIFKQSTHALTDGFDQALVEEIRDTIALVSGVQQVRSVKARMHGNSTLVDVTVTVNPQLNVVDSHLITEQIEEILLEKYNVQYAIVHTEPDTSS, encoded by the coding sequence ATGGATACTTACAAGGATTTAAAACAAGGAGAGAAAGGTGCCTGGCTCAGTATTATTGCTTACATTTTCCTTTCTATCCTAAAACTTTCTGTTGGATATATCGGCCATTCAAAAGCTTTGCAAGCGGATGGTTTAAATAATACTACGGATGTCATCGCTTCTATTGCTATTTTAATCGGTTTGAAAATTGCCCGTAAGCCGCCTGATGCCGATCATCAGTATGGGCATTTTCGCGCTGAAACCATCGCTTCGCTCATTGCTGCTTTTATTATGATCAGTGTTGGTTTTCAGGTTCTGCTTGAAGCAGGTCGCTCTTTCTTTCTGGTCGAGGAGAAATCACCTGACATGTTGACTGCATGGACTGCCCTGTTTAGCGCAGGCATCATGTATGCCGTTTATCGTTACAATCTTCGTTTGGCAAAAAAAATTAGCAGCCAATCTATTATGGCAGCTGCTCAAGACAATCGCTCGGATGCACTAGTAAGTATAGGCGCCTTCGTCGGTATCGCTGGAACCAAATTTGGATTAAACTGGCTTGATACATTTACAGCTTTTATTGTCGGGCTTTTAATTATAAAAACAGCATGGGAGATTTTTAAACAATCGACACATGCGTTAACCGATGGCTTCGACCAAGCACTTGTGGAGGAGATACGGGACACGATTGCTCTCGTTTCTGGTGTACAGCAGGTACGCAGCGTAAAGGCCAGGATGCATGGCAATTCTACTCTTGTCGATGTAACCGTTACAGTCAACCCACAACTTAATGTAGTTGACAGCCATTTAATTACTGAACAAATCGAAGAAATTCTGCTAGAAAAATACAATGTTCAATATGCGATCGTTCATACTGAACCGGATACTTCCTCTTAA
- a CDS encoding toxic anion resistance protein yields the protein MPEITKNEIELLAENENKAEEMRLQLRNEPEVQNLVRTIDPRNQTALLEFGKEPAEEISAFSDRILASMRSSSVTDSGALLKQLGKTMDKFDKNDFEEPKGFLGKLFNRGEKMIEKIFGKYQTLGKEIEKIHIEISKYKDEMIRSTNNMDQMYEQNYQYYMALEKYVVAGQMKIEELKKMVPGLEQRVSSGDQLAQMELSTLNNAIQALEERVYDLEMARMVALQTAPQIRLLQRGNTKLIGKINSAFITTIPIFKNGIIQAVAAKRQKLVADSMSELDKRTNEMLLRNSQNIANQSADIARLAGGPSIKIETIEESWNTIVKGLDETIAIEEENKRAREDGMKRIAQLQESMKNYGR from the coding sequence ATGCCGGAAATCACGAAAAATGAAATTGAATTATTAGCGGAAAATGAAAATAAAGCCGAGGAGATGCGTCTGCAGCTTCGCAATGAACCGGAAGTGCAAAATCTTGTCCGGACGATTGATCCAAGAAACCAAACGGCTCTACTAGAATTTGGAAAAGAACCAGCTGAGGAAATTTCAGCTTTTTCAGACCGGATTTTGGCTTCCATGCGTTCCTCCAGTGTGACCGATTCTGGCGCATTGTTGAAACAGCTCGGAAAAACGATGGACAAGTTTGACAAAAACGATTTTGAAGAGCCAAAAGGTTTTTTAGGCAAGCTGTTTAACCGCGGAGAAAAAATGATTGAAAAAATCTTCGGTAAATATCAGACACTCGGCAAAGAAATTGAAAAAATTCATATTGAGATTTCTAAATACAAAGATGAAATGATCCGCTCTACTAACAACATGGATCAAATGTATGAACAGAACTATCAATATTACATGGCATTGGAAAAGTATGTAGTTGCGGGACAAATGAAGATTGAGGAACTGAAAAAGATGGTTCCTGGGCTTGAACAGCGAGTATCCAGCGGCGACCAGCTGGCACAGATGGAGCTCAGCACGTTAAATAATGCTATTCAGGCGCTCGAAGAGCGTGTCTATGATTTAGAGATGGCAAGAATGGTTGCCTTACAAACAGCTCCACAAATCCGCCTTTTGCAACGAGGAAACACCAAGCTGATCGGTAAGATTAACTCGGCATTCATCACCACCATCCCGATCTTTAAAAATGGCATTATCCAAGCAGTGGCTGCCAAGCGACAGAAGCTGGTTGCCGATTCAATGAGTGAGCTGGACAAACGGACGAATGAAATGCTGCTGCGCAATTCCCAAAATATTGCTAACCAAAGTGCAGACATTGCCCGGCTTGCCGGCGGCCCAAGCATCAAAATTGAAACGATTGAGGAAAGCTGGAATACGATTGTCAAAGGGCTGGATGAAACAATAGCCATTGAAGAAGAAAATAAACGAGCCAGAGAAGACGGCATGAAGCGAATTGCCCAACTGCAGGAAAGCATGAAAAATTACGGGAGATAG